A region from the Symphalangus syndactylus isolate Jambi chromosome 2, NHGRI_mSymSyn1-v2.1_pri, whole genome shotgun sequence genome encodes:
- the PHF10 gene encoding PHD finger protein 10 isoform X2 translates to MAVAAALAGRGARGGRGRPPGGRAEGAGPGRRGARAAAAAAAAAAAAAAGTRRRRRRRRRRGALGLMAAAGPGAALSPRPCDSDPATPGAQSPKDDNEDNSNDGTQPSKRRRMGSGDSSRSCETSSQDLGFSYYPAENLIEYKWPPDETGEYYMLQEQVSEYLGVTSFKRKYPERRDLSHKEKLYLRELNVITETQCTLGLTALRSDEVIDLMIKEYPAKHAEYSVILQEKERQRITDHYKEYSQMQQQNTQKVEASKVPEYIKKAAKKAAEFNSNLNRERMEERRAYFDLQTHVIQVPQGKYKVLPTERTKVSSYPVALIPGQFQEYYKRYSPDELRYLPLNTALYEPPLDPELPALDSDGDSDDGEDGRGDEKRKNKGTSDSSSGNVSEGESPPDSQEDSFQGRQKSKDKAATPRKDGPKRSVLSKSVPGYKPKVIPNAICGICLKGKESNKKGKAESLIHCSQCENSGHPSCLDMTMELVSMIKTYPWQCMECKTCIICGQPHHEEEMMFCDMCDRGYHTFCVGLGAIPSGRWICDCCQRAPPTPRKVGRRGKNSKEG, encoded by the exons atggcggtggcggcggcgctGGCGGGCCGCGGGGCGCGCGGCGGCAGGGGCCGGCCCCCGGGCGGGCGGGcggagggggcggggccggggcggcGGGGGGCccgcgcggcggcggcggcggcggcggcagcggcagcggcagcggcCGGGACAAGGCGGAggcgacggcggcggcggcggcgcggggcgCTCGGGCTGATGGCGGCGGCCGGGCCCGGGGCTGCGCTGTCCCCGCGGCCGTGCGACAGCGACCCAGCCACCCCCGGAGCGCAGTCCCCGAAG GATGATAATGAAGATAATTCAAATGATGGGACCCAGCCATCCAAAAGGAGGCGAATGGGCTCAGGAGATAGTTCTAGGAGTTGTGAAACTTCAAGTCAAGATCTTGG CTTTAGTTACTATCCAGCAGAAAACTTGATAGAGTACAAATGGCCACCTGATGAAACAGGAGAATACTATATGCTTCAAGAACAAGTCAGTGAATATTTGGGCGTGACCTCCTTTAAAAGGAAATATCCAG AGCGACGAGATTTGTCTCACAAGGAGAAACTCTACCTGAGAGAGCTAAATGTCATCACTGAAACTCAGTGCACTCTAG GTTTAACAGCATTGCGCAGTGACGAAGTGATTGATTTAATGATAAAAGAATATCCAGCCAAACATGCTGAGTATTCTGTTATTCTACAAGAAAAAGAACGTCAACGAATTACAGACCATTATAAAGAGTATTCC caaatgCAACAACAGAATACTCAGAAAGTTGAAGCCAGTAAAGTGCCTGAGTATATTAAGAAAGCTGCCAAAAAAGCAGCTGAATTTAATAGCAACTTAAACCGGGAACGCATGGAAGAAAGAAGAGCTTATTTTGACTTGCAGACACAT GTTATCCAGGTACCTCAAGGGAAGTACAAAGTTTTGCCAACAGAGCGAACAAAGGTCAGTTCTTACCCAGTGGCTCTCATCCCCGGACAGTTCCAGGAATATTATAAGAG GTACTCACCAGATGAGCTGCGGTATCTGCCATTAAACACAGCCCTGTATGAGCCTCCTCTGGATCCTGAGCTCCCTGCTCTAGACAGTGACGGTGATTCAGATGATGGCGAAGATGGTCGAGGTGACGAGAAACGGAAAAATAAAGGCACTTCG GACAGCTCCTCTGGCAATGTATCTGAAGGGGAAAGCCCTCCTGACAGCCAGGAGGACTCTTTCCAGGGAAGACAGAAATCAAAAGACAAAGCTGCCACTCCAAGAAAAGATGGTCCCAAACGTTCTGTACTGTCCAAGTCAGTTCCTGGGTACAAG CCAAAGGTCATTCCAAATGCTATATGTGGAATTTGTCTGAAGGGTAAGGAGTCCAACAAGAAGGGAAAGGCTGAATCACTTATACACTGCTCCCAATGTGAGAATAGTG GCCATCCTTCTTGCCTGGATATGACAATGGAGCTTGTTTCTATGATTAAGACCTACCCATGGCAGTGTATGGAATGTAAAACATGCATTATATGTGGACAACCCCACCATGAAGAAGAAATGATGTTCTGTGATATGTGTGACAGAGGTTATCATACTTTTTGTGTGGGCCTTGGTGCTATTCCATCag GTCGCTGGATTTGTGACTGTTGTCAGCGGGCCCCCCCAACACCCAGGAAAGTGGGCAGAAGGGGGAAAAACAGCAAAGAGGGATAA
- the PHF10 gene encoding PHD finger protein 10 isoform X1 — protein sequence MAVAAALAGRGARGGRGRPPGGRAEGAGPGRRGARAAAAAAAAAAAAAAGTRRRRRRRRRRGALGLMAAAGPGAALSPRPCDSDPATPGAQSPKDDNEDNSNDGTQPSKRRRMGSGDSSRSCETSSQDLGFSYYPAENLIEYKWPPDETGEYYMLQEQVSEYLGVTSFKRKYPDLERRDLSHKEKLYLRELNVITETQCTLGLTALRSDEVIDLMIKEYPAKHAEYSVILQEKERQRITDHYKEYSQMQQQNTQKVEASKVPEYIKKAAKKAAEFNSNLNRERMEERRAYFDLQTHVIQVPQGKYKVLPTERTKVSSYPVALIPGQFQEYYKRYSPDELRYLPLNTALYEPPLDPELPALDSDGDSDDGEDGRGDEKRKNKGTSDSSSGNVSEGESPPDSQEDSFQGRQKSKDKAATPRKDGPKRSVLSKSVPGYKPKVIPNAICGICLKGKESNKKGKAESLIHCSQCENSGHPSCLDMTMELVSMIKTYPWQCMECKTCIICGQPHHEEEMMFCDMCDRGYHTFCVGLGAIPSGRWICDCCQRAPPTPRKVGRRGKNSKEG from the exons atggcggtggcggcggcgctGGCGGGCCGCGGGGCGCGCGGCGGCAGGGGCCGGCCCCCGGGCGGGCGGGcggagggggcggggccggggcggcGGGGGGCccgcgcggcggcggcggcggcggcggcagcggcagcggcagcggcCGGGACAAGGCGGAggcgacggcggcggcggcggcgcggggcgCTCGGGCTGATGGCGGCGGCCGGGCCCGGGGCTGCGCTGTCCCCGCGGCCGTGCGACAGCGACCCAGCCACCCCCGGAGCGCAGTCCCCGAAG GATGATAATGAAGATAATTCAAATGATGGGACCCAGCCATCCAAAAGGAGGCGAATGGGCTCAGGAGATAGTTCTAGGAGTTGTGAAACTTCAAGTCAAGATCTTGG CTTTAGTTACTATCCAGCAGAAAACTTGATAGAGTACAAATGGCCACCTGATGAAACAGGAGAATACTATATGCTTCAAGAACAAGTCAGTGAATATTTGGGCGTGACCTCCTTTAAAAGGAAATATCCAG ATTTAGAGCGACGAGATTTGTCTCACAAGGAGAAACTCTACCTGAGAGAGCTAAATGTCATCACTGAAACTCAGTGCACTCTAG GTTTAACAGCATTGCGCAGTGACGAAGTGATTGATTTAATGATAAAAGAATATCCAGCCAAACATGCTGAGTATTCTGTTATTCTACAAGAAAAAGAACGTCAACGAATTACAGACCATTATAAAGAGTATTCC caaatgCAACAACAGAATACTCAGAAAGTTGAAGCCAGTAAAGTGCCTGAGTATATTAAGAAAGCTGCCAAAAAAGCAGCTGAATTTAATAGCAACTTAAACCGGGAACGCATGGAAGAAAGAAGAGCTTATTTTGACTTGCAGACACAT GTTATCCAGGTACCTCAAGGGAAGTACAAAGTTTTGCCAACAGAGCGAACAAAGGTCAGTTCTTACCCAGTGGCTCTCATCCCCGGACAGTTCCAGGAATATTATAAGAG GTACTCACCAGATGAGCTGCGGTATCTGCCATTAAACACAGCCCTGTATGAGCCTCCTCTGGATCCTGAGCTCCCTGCTCTAGACAGTGACGGTGATTCAGATGATGGCGAAGATGGTCGAGGTGACGAGAAACGGAAAAATAAAGGCACTTCG GACAGCTCCTCTGGCAATGTATCTGAAGGGGAAAGCCCTCCTGACAGCCAGGAGGACTCTTTCCAGGGAAGACAGAAATCAAAAGACAAAGCTGCCACTCCAAGAAAAGATGGTCCCAAACGTTCTGTACTGTCCAAGTCAGTTCCTGGGTACAAG CCAAAGGTCATTCCAAATGCTATATGTGGAATTTGTCTGAAGGGTAAGGAGTCCAACAAGAAGGGAAAGGCTGAATCACTTATACACTGCTCCCAATGTGAGAATAGTG GCCATCCTTCTTGCCTGGATATGACAATGGAGCTTGTTTCTATGATTAAGACCTACCCATGGCAGTGTATGGAATGTAAAACATGCATTATATGTGGACAACCCCACCATGAAGAAGAAATGATGTTCTGTGATATGTGTGACAGAGGTTATCATACTTTTTGTGTGGGCCTTGGTGCTATTCCATCag GTCGCTGGATTTGTGACTGTTGTCAGCGGGCCCCCCCAACACCCAGGAAAGTGGGCAGAAGGGGGAAAAACAGCAAAGAGGGATAA